One Festucalex cinctus isolate MCC-2025b chromosome 1, RoL_Fcin_1.0, whole genome shotgun sequence genomic region harbors:
- the fitm1l gene encoding fat storage-inducing transmembrane protein 1 produces MILNTVLVVLTDLAAHLLGNTLFRRHFHLVLSATVMFGPVLSLWVSQHSVFAKRSHFLYRMFLRSGWGWTCIFVGSFVFLLSFSTRRSLSLSFRHLSRLGLAGGLWFVFCKLLDILENATGNCYEALPGSPEINDSQPLLVLREGESKAECLKGGMLWRGYEVSEDVFLLCLCCLLLAEETAVFGPYLSLGGFSDAPLRILFLFCVLLLSLWLFLLLCLLAYFPQFPTQLLGGALGCLSWRGLYQGWYCQGPCWYCPGRPGLGLLKNQD; encoded by the exons ATGATCCTCAACACGGTGCTGGTGGTCCTGACGGACCTGGCTGCCCACCTTCTGGGAAACACTTTGTTCCGGCGTCACTTTCACCTTGTGCTGTCTGCTACGGTGATGTTTGGACCAGTGCTGAGTCTTTGGGTGTCACAGCACAGCGTCTTTGCCAAGAGAAGCCACTTCCTTTACAG GATGTTTTTGCGATCTGGTTGGGGATGGACGTGCATTTTCGTTGGCTCCTttgttttccttctttccttctccaCCCGTCGTTCCCTCTCACTGTCATTCCGCCATCTCTCCCGACTTGGATTGGCTGGTGGACTGTGGTTCGTCTTCTGCAAACTTCTCGACATTCTGGAAAATGCTACAGGAAACTGCTACGAGGCCCTACCGGGCAGCCCGGAGATCAACGACAGTCAGCCTCTCTTGGTGTTGCGAGAAGGCGAGAGCAAGGCAGAATGCCTCAAAGGTGGGATGCTATGGAGAGGATACGAGGTTTCCGAGGATGTCTTCCTCCTGTGTCTCTGCTGTCTACTGCTCGCTGAAGAAACTGCGGTGTTTGGCCCTTACCTCAGCCTAGGTGGATTTTCTGATGCTCCACTTAGGATCCTCTTCCTGTTCTGTGTTCTCCTGCTCAGCCTCTGGCTCTTCCTACTCCTCTGTCTCCTGGCCTACTTCCCCCAGTTCCCCACTCAGCTGCTAGGAGGGGCTCTTGGTTGTTTGAGTTGGAGGGGATTGTATCAAGGGTGGTACTGTCAAGGTCCCTGTTGGTACTGCCCTGGAAGACCTGGACTTGGACTGCTCAAAAACCAAGACTGA